DNA from Mesorhizobium sp. B2-1-1:
TCTTCGAGACGCTGACGCTGATCCAGACCGGGCGCATGGAGCGCGTACCGGTGATCCTGTTCGGCAAATCCTTCTGGAAACGGGCGATCGATCTCGACTTCCTCGCCGAGCAAGGCACGATCAGTCCCGGCGACCAGGACATCATCGATTTCGTCGACACCGCCGACGAGGCCTGGGGCATCGTCAGCCGGTTCTATAAGTTAGGGGAGTAAGGGAGTAGGGCAGTAAGGCAGTATATCTAGAATCAAGGGCTGAGAGCGCCCCTCATCTTCCTACTGCCCTACTGCCCTACTGCCCTACTGCCCTACTGCCCTACTGCCCTACTGCCTTATCCCCACGACTATCTCCGTCAGAAACCCGGCCAAATCGTCGGTGACGAAGTCGACATCATCTTCCTGCGCCGGATCGCGCTCCCAGATTTCGGAGAATGTCGGCTCGAAATTGCGCGGCACCACCAGGACCGTCGTCATGCCCAGTGACTTCGGCACGGACAGGTTGCGCGCGAGATCCTCGAACATCACCGCATTGTGGCCGGTGACGGCGTGAAGTTCGGCGAATTTCTCGTAGGTCTGGCGCGCCGGCTTGGGGTTGAGCCCGGCGGCGACGATATCGAAGATGTCGTCGAAATGATCAAGGATGCCAAGCTGGCGCGCAGTGCGCTCGGCATGCCTGCGGTCGCCGTTGGTGAAGATGAACTTGCGGCCGGGAAGCTGGCGAATGGCGGTGCCGAGGACGGGATCCGGCACCAGCCAGGAATAGTCGATGTCGTGGACCTTCTCGAGGAAATCGTCGGGGTCTATGCCATGGCGCGTCATCAGCCCGTTCAGTGTCGTGCCATATTCCCGATAAAGTTCCTTTTGCAGCTTGCGCGCGTCCTCGCGCGGCAGCGACAGCAGTTCCCCGACATAGGCGGTCATCTTGACGTCGATCTGCGAGAACAGATTCGAATGATGCGGATAGAGCGTGTTGTCCAGGTCGAACACCCAGTCGGTGACATGGGCGAAGCGAGCGGGGTCGGGGTGTGTAGCCATGCGCCCCTTATGGCACGAAACGGACGATCTTGAAGGGGCTTTATCCACAACTTCTACGCGCCGAAAGTGGCAGAACAGTCTCACCGTTCAAATTTTAGGCATCCTGGAAAGGTGGCCTTCAGGGCTTGCTGGCACAGAGGCGGTCCAGTGGGAGCCAGCGATGAGCAGTATAATTCTGAAGTCCGCCACCATTGCTTTCGTCTCCGTCGCGGTTTCGCTCCTTCTGACCCTGATCATCGTCCCCGCCATGGGATTCCCGGTCAACCGCATGATCTGGCTGACCTCGACATTGTGTCCGCTGGTTCTTGCATGGGCGGCCTGCGCAAGCACGTTCTGGCACAGCGACAGGCTGAAGTCGGCGCATCGCGACCTTGCCCGCACGCACGCCCAGCTTGCCGCAGCGCATCGCCGGCTGGCGGAAAAGGCCAGCCGCGACGACATGACGGGCATGCTCAACCGGGAAAGCTTCTTTGCCGTGCTCAACGGCTCCCGGCACAAGCCCGATCGCGGCGCCTTGCTGATCATCGATGCCGACCATTTCAAGATGATCAATGACAGTTTCGGCCATCTGACCGGCGACGACGCGCTGCTCCTGATCGCCAGCGCCATCAAGCGCGGGGTGCGCGACGGCGACGTCCTCGGCCGCATCGGCGGCGAGGAGTTCGGCGCATTGCTGGTCGGAGCCACGGAACGGGAAGCCAAGCGCGTTGCCGAGCACATCCGCCGCGAGGTCGAGCTGATCCGCTTCCGGCCCGTGGACGAGCGGACCATTCCGCTGACCGTCAGCATCGGCGGAACCCTCTGCGACGAAAGCGCCAGCGTGTCGGAGCTGATGCGGGCCGCCGACCGGCGCCTCTACCAGGCCAAACATCGGGGACGCAACCTGGTGATCCTCGACACCGACATCTCCGAGGCGGCCTGAACGGGCTGATCCAGCATATCGGCTTGTTAAGGAGTCTCTAACCCTGTTTGCACTCGGCTGCGCATTGTTCCGGCTTGCAACCAGTTTTGGCACGCTTCTGGCTTCGATGATGAAGCATGTGCCGTTCAGGGAACATGCCTGGATGTTCAGGGAACATGCCTGGATAGAGACCCCGTCGAGAGACCTGTCATGAGTTTCCTTATCAAGAAGATATCGCGCCGAATGATCATGCAGACGCTGATCGCGGTGCCTGCCCTGTCGCTGTTCCGCAAATTGCCCGATGCGGGTTCTTCCGAAGCCGCCCCCGATGAGATCGTCGAGGTCAATGGCTGGATCCTGAAGCGGAGCGACCTGGCATGATCTTCGACAGTTATGAGGCGTTTCGCGCCGCGAATTTCACGCCCAGGGTCTGCGTTCTCGGCTCCGGCCCGGCCGGCACCACGATCGCCAGAAAGCTCGGCGCCGCCGGCATACCGGTCGTGGTGCTGGAGGCCGGCGGCAGGGAGTTCAGCGACACCTCGCAGGATTTCTACCGCGGCACCACGGTCGGCGATTTCTATTTCGATCTCGATATCACCCGGCTGCGGTTCATGGGCGGCAGCTCGAACCACTGGGCCGGCTGGTGCCGCGTGCTCGACAAACAGGATTTCGAGCCGAAGGCGTGGGTGCCGGACACGGGCTGGCCGATCCGGCGCAGTGACATTGAACCCTATCTGCGCGAAGTGCGCGAAATCCTGGAACTGCCGGATTTCCGGCCGGACGCGCCGATCTCGGACGACATCCGCTGGGTGCAGCTGATCAAGAGCGGTGCGGTGCGCTTCGCTGAAAAATACGCCGACGAGCTCGACAAGAGCAGGAACATCGCTGTCGTGCTCAACACCTGTGCCACCGAGCTTGCCGGCGACGGCAGACGCGTGACCGGCGCCAGGCTGCGGTCGCAGGGGCAGGATGCCGGCTTCTTCAGCGCCGACTACTTCATCGTCTGTACCGGCGGGCTGGAGAATTCGCGGCTGCTTTTGTGGTCGAACCAGCGCTCCAATGGCGGCGTCGTGCCGAACGCGACGGCACTTGGCCGCTACTGGATGGAACACCCGACCTTCCAGGGCGGCAACGCCATCCTGGCCGACTATGGCGCATTCGAGGTCGATGCGGTGAACGAGGCCTTCTTCTCGCCGATGCCGGCCGCGATGGAGCGGCTGCGGATCATGAATTTCGGCATCAGGCTGATCGAGACGCCCTATCCCGGCGTCAAGGACCTGATCGCGGATCTCGCCTGTACGGCGCCCAACATGGCGGAGTGGCTATCGGGCAGGCTCAACCAGAACCTGCGCTGCGCGGCCCAGCTCTATGTCGCCTGGGAGCAGGCGCCGCTGGCCTCGAATCGGGTCGAGCTGTCGAAGACCGTGGTCGACCACGCCGGCGTGCCGCGCATCGAGCTGCACTGGAAGAAATCGGACCTGGAACGCCGCACGCTGCTCGAAGGGCTGAGGCTTTTCGGGACGACGCTAGCCCAGAAGAATCTGGGCCGGGTGCGTATAGCCGACTGGATTTCGAATGGCGGCGACTACCCGACGGACGAGGAGACGGCCGGTCACCATCACATGGGCGGTACGCGCATGGGCACCGATGTCGCCACGAGCGTCGTGGATGCCAATTGCAAGGTGCACGGGATGGACAATCTCTATGTCGGCGGCTCCTCGGTGTTCTGCACCTCGGGCCAATGCAACCCGACGACGACGATCACGGCGTTGGCCTGCCGGCTCGGCGAGCATCTCGGCAAGGTGGTCGCCGCCTGATCGTTCCGCAGCCCCGCGAAATCACCTCATCCCGGCAAGGCCGCGTCACATGATGGCGCCGGAGCGGCTTAAAAGCCGTTTATGGCGATGCGCACCAGCACCACGGCGGCAGCCAGCGAGCGCTTCAGCGCTTGAGGGATCGCCGAGCTCCCAGCTCTTTGCCTCACGCTATTCTGGACGGAAAACCGTGAGCAGTTTTCCTGGTATTGCTCCTACGCCCGCCGCTCCGACCGGCCGAAACGCCGTTCGAGATAGGCCTGGCCGAACTCCAGCGTGATCGACAGGATCCAGTAGATCATCGAGGCGGTGATCAACATCTCGATATGGCGGAACTCCGTCTGGCCCATGGTGCGGGCGAGATACATGATCTCCCAGACGCCGACGACCGACACCAGGGACGAGTCCTTCAGCATGGCGATGAACTGGTTGCCGGTCGGCGGGATGATGACGCGCATGGCCTGCGGCAGGATGACCAGCGCCATGGTCTGGCCGGGACTCAGTCCAAGCGCGGTGGCGCCTTCGCTCTGTCCGCGCGGAATGCTTTCGATGCCGGCGCGGAAGATCTCGGTCATGTAGGCGCCATAACACAGCGACAACGCCAGAATGCCGGCCGGCACCGCGCCGATCACGTAACCGACCTGCGGCAGGCCGAGATAGATGATGTAGATCTGCATCAGCAAAGGAAGGCCGCGGAACAACGAGGTGTAGAAAGTGGCCAGCCCGTACACAATGCCGTTTCCGGTCAGTTTGGCGATCGCGCCGACAAGTGCGATGGCTGTCGCGATCAGGATCGAGATCGCCGAAATGTAGAGCGTGGTGGTGACGCCCTGGGTGATCAGGAAGCCGATCTTCCTGGCGATGAAGGCAAGCGACAGGTCGAAGGAATAGAAGAACAGCATCAGGAGCACGAACAGTTCGATCCAGACGCCGACGATCTGCTGCCGTCGGGGCAAAAGCAGCAGCAGCTTGCAATTCACCAGCACAACGAGCGCGATCAGCACTGCGGAAAGCGCGCGCGACAGGGCAGGGTTGGCCTGCAGCCAGCCGGATGCAACTGGAATCACCGAGCCGATCCAGCTTGACTTGATGCCCATCGCGTAAAGGCCGGCGGCCAACAGCGCCAGCACGAGCGCCGCCGCTGCGCGGCGGGTGATCCCCGGATAGAAGAGCATCAGCCTGCCGATCATGCCGTCACCTTGTCTTTCGTGGCGGCATGACGTTCTCGCCACCAGTCCTGCGCCTGCAATTTCCAGTAGGTGAGCTGCGC
Protein-coding regions in this window:
- a CDS encoding GMC oxidoreductase; the encoded protein is MIFDSYEAFRAANFTPRVCVLGSGPAGTTIARKLGAAGIPVVVLEAGGREFSDTSQDFYRGTTVGDFYFDLDITRLRFMGGSSNHWAGWCRVLDKQDFEPKAWVPDTGWPIRRSDIEPYLREVREILELPDFRPDAPISDDIRWVQLIKSGAVRFAEKYADELDKSRNIAVVLNTCATELAGDGRRVTGARLRSQGQDAGFFSADYFIVCTGGLENSRLLLWSNQRSNGGVVPNATALGRYWMEHPTFQGGNAILADYGAFEVDAVNEAFFSPMPAAMERLRIMNFGIRLIETPYPGVKDLIADLACTAPNMAEWLSGRLNQNLRCAAQLYVAWEQAPLASNRVELSKTVVDHAGVPRIELHWKKSDLERRTLLEGLRLFGTTLAQKNLGRVRIADWISNGGDYPTDEETAGHHHMGGTRMGTDVATSVVDANCKVHGMDNLYVGGSSVFCTSGQCNPTTTITALACRLGEHLGKVVAA
- a CDS encoding pyrimidine 5'-nucleotidase; protein product: MATHPDPARFAHVTDWVFDLDNTLYPHHSNLFSQIDVKMTAYVGELLSLPREDARKLQKELYREYGTTLNGLMTRHGIDPDDFLEKVHDIDYSWLVPDPVLGTAIRQLPGRKFIFTNGDRRHAERTARQLGILDHFDDIFDIVAAGLNPKPARQTYEKFAELHAVTGHNAVMFEDLARNLSVPKSLGMTTVLVVPRNFEPTFSEIWERDPAQEDDVDFVTDDLAGFLTEIVVGIRQ
- a CDS encoding GGDEF domain-containing protein gives rise to the protein MSSIILKSATIAFVSVAVSLLLTLIIVPAMGFPVNRMIWLTSTLCPLVLAWAACASTFWHSDRLKSAHRDLARTHAQLAAAHRRLAEKASRDDMTGMLNRESFFAVLNGSRHKPDRGALLIIDADHFKMINDSFGHLTGDDALLLIASAIKRGVRDGDVLGRIGGEEFGALLVGATEREAKRVAEHIRREVELIRFRPVDERTIPLTVSIGGTLCDESASVSELMRAADRRLYQAKHRGRNLVILDTDISEAA
- a CDS encoding amino acid ABC transporter permease: MIGRLMLFYPGITRRAAAALVLALLAAGLYAMGIKSSWIGSVIPVASGWLQANPALSRALSAVLIALVVLVNCKLLLLLPRRQQIVGVWIELFVLLMLFFYSFDLSLAFIARKIGFLITQGVTTTLYISAISILIATAIALVGAIAKLTGNGIVYGLATFYTSLFRGLPLLMQIYIIYLGLPQVGYVIGAVPAGILALSLCYGAYMTEIFRAGIESIPRGQSEGATALGLSPGQTMALVILPQAMRVIIPPTGNQFIAMLKDSSLVSVVGVWEIMYLARTMGQTEFRHIEMLITASMIYWILSITLEFGQAYLERRFGRSERRA